In Anaerolineales bacterium, the following proteins share a genomic window:
- a CDS encoding FAD-binding oxidoreductase has product MTQRSVLVLGCGVSGLSSGILLLQAGWAVTIWARELPPYTTSNQAAALWFPYLAQPIERVAPWASRTLAYFKQHLLPDAASGCRPTLVQDLYAHPVETPWWAGAVAGYRRLAAAELPAGYADGFETESIVIDTSVYMDYLVPWFVRLGGQIVQREVSSIEEAAAESTHIVNCTGLGSRNLFGDESVRPVRGQVVKVRPNGVVHSILDDEGPNGLGYIIPRSADVVLGGTAQTDDWDTRVRAADQAEILRKAANLHPAFADVQIVSAGVGLRPVRHEVRLEAERIGEAIVVHNYGHGGAGFTLSWGCAEEVVQRMREEG; this is encoded by the coding sequence ATGACGCAAAGATCTGTGCTTGTCCTCGGCTGTGGCGTGTCTGGGCTGAGCAGCGGCATCCTGCTGTTGCAGGCAGGCTGGGCTGTCACCATCTGGGCGCGTGAGCTGCCGCCGTACACCACCTCTAACCAGGCCGCCGCGCTGTGGTTCCCGTATCTGGCACAGCCCATCGAGCGGGTGGCGCCGTGGGCCAGCCGCACGCTGGCCTACTTCAAGCAGCACCTGCTGCCGGACGCGGCCAGCGGTTGCCGCCCGACCCTGGTGCAAGACCTGTACGCCCACCCGGTCGAGACGCCGTGGTGGGCGGGCGCGGTGGCAGGCTACCGCCGGCTGGCCGCCGCCGAGCTGCCGGCTGGGTATGCAGACGGCTTCGAGACCGAGTCGATCGTCATCGATACCAGCGTGTACATGGATTATCTGGTGCCGTGGTTCGTGCGCCTGGGCGGCCAGATCGTGCAGCGCGAGGTGAGCAGCATCGAGGAAGCCGCCGCCGAGAGCACGCATATTGTAAATTGCACTGGCCTGGGCTCGCGAAACCTGTTTGGCGACGAGAGCGTGCGCCCGGTGCGCGGCCAGGTGGTGAAGGTGCGCCCGAATGGGGTCGTGCACAGTATCCTGGACGACGAGGGGCCGAATGGGTTGGGCTACATCATCCCGCGCAGCGCTGATGTGGTGCTGGGCGGCACGGCACAGACCGATGATTGGGATACCCGCGTGCGCGCTGCAGACCAGGCCGAGATTCTGCGCAAGGCCGCCAACCTGCACCCGGCCTTCGCTGATGTGCAAATTGTCTCCGCCGGTGTGGGCTTGCGCCCGGTGCGCCACGAGGTGCGCTTGGAGGCGGAGCGCATCGGCGAGGCGATCGTTGTGCACAACTACGGCCACGGCGGGGCAGGCTTTACGCTCAGTTGGGGGTGCGCGGAAGAAGTAGTGCAAAGGATGAGGGAGGAAGGATGA
- the pckA gene encoding phosphoenolpyruvate carboxykinase (ATP) yields the protein MPAKKKLLRKSTSKTKTTPVKKSKTVKKTAARKPAKAAALNLKKAFYNLNTAESYEHAVRNGEVMLTADGPLNAVTTPHTGRSPKDRFVVRESYSENDVHWGNVNVEVDEKVFDRLHQKMVAYLNKQPKLYVREVYACADPAYEMPVRFVSTSAWHMLFVKNMFRHKADMSSFDAEFTVLHAPEMQANPKTDGVRSGTFIVLNLAKKMVLIGGTRYAGELKKSIFSSLNYLLPKQGVLSMHCSANVGSDRRTALFFGLSGTGKTTLSADPNRALIGDDEHGWSENGVFNIEGGCYAKVIKLSQEAEPDIWAASHRYGTVLENVVLNPDRTLNLDSDEITENTRSAYPLNFNSNTDPDGMAGHPNHIVFLSADAWGVLPPISKLTPEQAMYYFLSGYTAKLAGTERGVTEPQATFSACFGEVFMVWDPTVYAEMLAKKMAEHNTQAWLVNTGWTGGPYGVGSRMKIGYTRAMVRAAVEGRLDGIGTQTDPIFGLAIPTSAPDVPSEVLNPRETWADKAAYDTQAAKLAAEFHKNFKRFEGSASAAIKGAGPISKG from the coding sequence ATGCCGGCTAAAAAGAAGTTGCTACGCAAATCAACCAGCAAGACCAAGACCACTCCAGTGAAGAAATCCAAGACTGTCAAAAAGACAGCCGCCCGTAAGCCTGCCAAGGCTGCGGCATTAAACCTCAAGAAAGCCTTCTACAACCTAAACACAGCCGAAAGCTACGAGCACGCCGTACGCAATGGCGAAGTGATGCTCACGGCCGATGGCCCGCTGAACGCGGTGACCACCCCGCACACCGGGCGCTCGCCCAAGGATCGCTTCGTGGTGCGCGAGAGCTACAGCGAGAACGATGTGCACTGGGGCAACGTCAATGTAGAAGTAGACGAGAAGGTCTTCGACCGTCTACACCAGAAGATGGTGGCCTACCTCAACAAGCAGCCCAAGCTGTACGTGCGTGAGGTCTACGCCTGCGCCGACCCGGCTTACGAAATGCCGGTGCGCTTCGTCTCCACCTCGGCCTGGCACATGCTCTTCGTCAAGAACATGTTCCGCCATAAAGCAGACATGAGCAGCTTCGACGCTGAGTTCACCGTGTTGCACGCGCCTGAGATGCAGGCCAATCCCAAAACGGATGGCGTGCGCTCAGGCACCTTCATTGTGCTCAACCTGGCCAAGAAAATGGTGCTGATCGGCGGCACGCGCTACGCTGGCGAGCTCAAGAAATCTATCTTCTCTTCGCTCAACTACCTGCTGCCCAAGCAGGGTGTGCTCTCGATGCACTGCTCGGCCAACGTGGGCAGTGACCGGCGCACGGCGCTGTTCTTTGGCCTCTCGGGCACCGGCAAGACCACCCTCTCGGCTGACCCGAACCGCGCCCTGATCGGTGACGATGAGCACGGCTGGAGCGAAAACGGGGTCTTCAATATCGAAGGCGGCTGCTACGCCAAGGTGATCAAGCTCTCACAGGAAGCCGAGCCGGATATCTGGGCCGCCTCGCACCGCTATGGCACCGTGCTCGAAAACGTGGTGCTGAATCCGGACCGCACGCTCAATCTGGATAGCGACGAAATTACCGAGAACACTCGCTCCGCATACCCCCTCAACTTCAACTCCAATACAGACCCAGACGGCATGGCCGGCCACCCCAACCACATCGTGTTCCTGAGCGCCGATGCGTGGGGCGTGCTGCCGCCGATCTCGAAGCTGACGCCCGAGCAGGCCATGTACTACTTCCTCTCCGGCTACACCGCCAAGCTGGCTGGCACCGAGCGCGGCGTCACCGAGCCACAGGCCACCTTCTCGGCCTGCTTCGGTGAGGTGTTTATGGTGTGGGACCCCACGGTCTACGCCGAGATGCTGGCCAAGAAGATGGCCGAGCACAACACGCAGGCCTGGCTGGTCAACACCGGCTGGACTGGCGGCCCCTACGGCGTGGGCAGCCGCATGAAGATTGGCTACACGCGTGCCATGGTGCGCGCCGCGGTGGAGGGCCGCCTGGATGGTATCGGTACCCAGACTGACCCCATCTTCGGCCTGGCCATCCCCACCAGCGCACCAGACGTGCCCAGCGAGGTGCTGAACCCGCGCGAGACCTGGGCCGACAAAGCTGCCTACGATACGCAGGCGGCCAAGCTGGCGGCGGAGTTCCACAAGAACTTCAAACGCTTTGAAGGAAGCGCCAGCGCGGCCATCAAGGGCGCAGGGCCGATTTCAAAAGGATGA
- a CDS encoding ATP-binding cassette domain-containing protein → MQVHLNTIRKQFGAQGASTEGASTLVANDDITLLFEPGRIYGLLGENGAGKSTLMKILSGYQQPDSGEILLGGVVQHFTSPRQALAAGVGMLYQEPLDVPVFTVLENFLLGRAPDGQTPRQAATALVQLAQRYSFEVDPHERIETLSMGERQQLELLRLLAGGAQVLILDEPTTGISAEQKDLLFASMRTLAREEGKTLILVSHKLDEVQELCDHAYVLRKGRYVGGRNLPCPTAELVTLMFEQLPPRPERRQTTHTQKALELRSASVHTPRLQLAPASLQVQAGQVLGLAGLEGSGQELLLRACAGLLPLAAGSLWLSGERQPEWNYPLARQRGVGYLAAGRLEEGLIAGLTLTEHMALVSHAHGLLVDWPQNRQLAAEHIATYQVVGQPESAIETLSGGNQQRFLFAMLPKDLKLILMEHPTRGLDIRSTDWIWEQLDQRRANGTAIVFISADLDEVAARSDQIAVFSGGQLLRSVAAAETNADELGHLIGGAV, encoded by the coding sequence ATGCAGGTACATCTCAACACAATTCGCAAGCAATTTGGTGCTCAGGGTGCTAGCACCGAAGGTGCTAGCACCCTAGTAGCCAATGATGACATTACGCTGCTGTTTGAGCCTGGGCGCATATATGGGCTGCTGGGCGAGAACGGCGCGGGTAAAAGCACCTTGATGAAGATCTTGTCTGGCTATCAGCAGCCGGACAGCGGCGAGATCCTGTTGGGGGGCGTAGTGCAGCATTTCACCTCGCCGCGCCAGGCGCTGGCCGCCGGGGTGGGCATGCTGTATCAAGAGCCGCTGGATGTGCCCGTCTTCACCGTGCTCGAAAATTTTCTGCTCGGCCGCGCGCCGGATGGCCAGACGCCGCGGCAGGCTGCCACGGCGCTGGTGCAACTGGCGCAGCGCTATAGCTTTGAAGTAGACCCGCACGAGCGCATCGAAACGCTGAGTATGGGTGAGCGCCAGCAGTTGGAGCTGCTGCGCCTGCTGGCAGGCGGCGCTCAAGTGCTGATTCTAGATGAGCCCACCACTGGCATCAGCGCCGAGCAAAAAGACCTGCTCTTCGCCTCCATGCGCACCCTGGCGCGCGAGGAAGGCAAGACCCTCATCCTGGTCTCGCACAAGCTGGATGAGGTGCAAGAGCTGTGCGACCATGCCTACGTGCTGCGCAAAGGGCGCTATGTTGGCGGGCGCAACCTGCCCTGCCCCACGGCGGAGCTGGTGACGCTGATGTTCGAGCAATTGCCGCCGCGTCCAGAACGCCGCCAGACTACACACACGCAAAAGGCGTTGGAGCTGCGGTCCGCCAGCGTGCACACACCGCGCCTACAACTAGCCCCGGCTAGCCTGCAAGTGCAGGCTGGCCAAGTGCTCGGCCTCGCCGGGCTGGAGGGCAGCGGGCAGGAGCTGCTGCTGCGCGCCTGCGCCGGGCTGCTACCGCTGGCGGCGGGCAGCCTGTGGCTCAGTGGTGAGCGCCAGCCTGAATGGAATTACCCGCTGGCCCGCCAGCGCGGCGTGGGTTATCTGGCCGCCGGCCGCCTGGAAGAAGGCTTGATTGCGGGCCTGACCCTGACCGAGCACATGGCGCTGGTCAGCCATGCGCACGGGCTGCTGGTCGATTGGCCACAGAACCGCCAACTGGCCGCCGAGCACATTGCCACCTATCAGGTGGTAGGCCAACCGGAATCTGCTATTGAGACATTATCAGGCGGCAACCAACAACGCTTCTTGTTCGCCATGCTGCCCAAGGATTTGAAATTGATACTGATGGAACATCCCACCCGTGGCCTGGATATTCGCTCGACGGATTGGATCTGGGAGCAACTGGACCAACGCCGTGCCAATGGCACCGCCATCGTATTCATCTCGGCGGATCTCGACGAAGTAGCGGCGCGCAGCGACCAGATCGCCGTTTTCTCTGGCGGGCAGTTGCTACGCAGCGTGGCCGCCGCCGAAACCAACGCAGACGAACTCGGCCACCTGATCGGCGGTGCAGTGTGA
- a CDS encoding BMP family ABC transporter substrate-binding protein, with translation MHKKVLLLLALTALVLAACGASTPSGENFTFGVILVGPQNDHGWSQAHYEGGQYVVENLPGAEMIVFESLNPADKPEATLEGVVDEMVAQGATLIITTSDEFEEDTTTVAAKYPEVTFVNVSGDDALTGEGPANLSNIMGRMEEMKAIAGCAAALTTQTGQLGYVGPLINHETLRLTASAYLGAQHCYETYRGLDADDLEFTVSWIGFWFNIPGVTSDPTEVTTNFIDTGVDVVLSGIDTTEAINVAGQRAAAGDAVWAVPYDYLAACDNAPDICLGVPFFNWGPDYLALATAVVDGSWTQSWVWSGPNWADLSDLDSSAVGWLNGPGLSEEAAADLADYISKLASGEVAVWTGPINLQDGSAYIAAGEVGSDEQVWYLPQLIEGMNGPSQ, from the coding sequence ATGCATAAGAAGGTACTGTTGTTGCTTGCCCTCACCGCCTTAGTGCTGGCCGCCTGTGGCGCTAGCACCCCCAGCGGAGAAAACTTCACCTTTGGCGTGATTTTGGTTGGCCCGCAAAACGACCACGGCTGGAGCCAGGCGCATTACGAGGGCGGCCAGTATGTGGTGGAAAACCTGCCCGGCGCCGAGATGATCGTGTTCGAGTCGCTCAACCCAGCGGACAAGCCCGAAGCCACGCTGGAAGGCGTGGTGGATGAGATGGTGGCACAAGGCGCAACCCTGATCATCACCACCTCCGATGAATTCGAGGAGGACACCACCACGGTGGCCGCCAAGTATCCTGAGGTCACCTTCGTCAACGTCTCCGGTGATGATGCGCTCACCGGCGAAGGCCCGGCCAACCTGAGCAACATCATGGGCCGCATGGAAGAAATGAAGGCCATCGCCGGCTGTGCCGCCGCCCTCACCACGCAAACCGGCCAGCTTGGCTATGTGGGCCCGCTCATCAACCACGAAACGCTGCGCCTCACTGCCTCGGCTTATCTGGGTGCCCAGCACTGCTACGAAACCTACCGCGGCCTGGATGCCGATGATCTGGAGTTCACGGTGAGCTGGATCGGCTTCTGGTTCAACATTCCCGGCGTCACCAGCGACCCCACCGAAGTCACTACCAACTTCATCGACACGGGTGTGGATGTGGTGCTCAGCGGCATTGACACCACCGAGGCCATCAACGTGGCTGGCCAGCGTGCCGCCGCGGGTGACGCGGTATGGGCTGTGCCGTATGACTACCTGGCCGCCTGCGACAACGCCCCTGACATCTGCCTGGGTGTGCCCTTCTTCAACTGGGGACCCGACTATCTGGCCCTGGCCACTGCGGTTGTAGATGGCAGCTGGACGCAGAGCTGGGTGTGGAGCGGCCCGAACTGGGCTGACCTGAGCGACTTGGACAGCAGCGCTGTGGGTTGGCTCAACGGCCCCGGCCTGAGCGAAGAGGCCGCCGCCGATCTGGCGGATTACATCAGCAAGCTAGCCAGCGGTGAAGTAGCCGTGTGGACTGGCCCCATCAACCTGCAAGACGGCTCTGCCTACATCGCAGCCGGTGAAGTGGGTAGCGATGAGCAGGTCTGGTACCTGCCGCAACTCATCGAAGGGATGAACGGCCCGAGCCAGTAA
- a CDS encoding ABC transporter permease, translating into MDSTQLIAILASILLQSAPLIIAVCGETISERAGVINLSMDGSLLLSALAGFVAALVTSSLWLGFLAAAAVGAVFAAIVAFGSLKLRQNQVAIGFVLAMLGDSLSAFLGQSYTRLPGPSVPVWHIPVLKDIPVLGPIVFRQDAVVYFALLLVAATWWFLFRTRAGLELRSAGERPEAAFSRGVDVRKLRTLYAILGGALVGIAGAAYSLDIKIGWAEGHTRGMGWIALAIVIFGGWSPLRGAIGALLFGATKALATLLQRSFPQVALVAFNAIPWVLMIAVLLIVSGKLAAPLLARAPAAVRRPLRSLLQAAPPVALGQELEEG; encoded by the coding sequence ATGGATAGCACTCAACTCATCGCCATTCTGGCGTCCATCCTGTTGCAATCGGCGCCGCTGATCATTGCCGTGTGCGGCGAAACCATCAGCGAGCGCGCCGGCGTGATCAATCTTTCGATGGATGGCAGCCTGCTGCTCTCGGCGCTGGCGGGCTTTGTGGCCGCGCTGGTCACGAGCAGCTTGTGGCTCGGATTTCTGGCTGCCGCGGCGGTGGGCGCAGTCTTCGCTGCCATCGTGGCTTTCGGCAGCCTAAAGCTGCGCCAGAACCAAGTAGCGATCGGCTTCGTGCTGGCCATGCTGGGCGACAGCCTGAGCGCCTTCCTAGGCCAGAGCTACACGCGCCTGCCCGGGCCGAGCGTACCGGTCTGGCACATCCCCGTGCTCAAAGACATTCCCGTGCTCGGCCCCATCGTCTTCCGCCAGGATGCAGTGGTGTACTTTGCCCTGCTGCTGGTAGCGGCTACCTGGTGGTTCTTGTTCCGCACGCGTGCCGGGTTGGAACTGCGCAGCGCCGGCGAGCGCCCCGAGGCGGCTTTCAGCCGCGGTGTGGATGTGCGCAAGTTGCGCACTCTCTACGCCATCCTGGGCGGTGCGCTGGTGGGCATTGCCGGAGCGGCGTATTCGCTGGATATCAAAATTGGTTGGGCCGAAGGGCACACGCGTGGCATGGGCTGGATTGCGCTGGCAATCGTCATCTTTGGCGGCTGGTCACCGCTGCGCGGCGCCATCGGCGCGCTGTTGTTTGGCGCCACCAAAGCGCTGGCCACCCTACTGCAGCGCAGCTTCCCACAAGTGGCGCTGGTGGCCTTCAACGCCATCCCCTGGGTGCTAATGATCGCGGTGCTGCTCATCGTGAGCGGCAAGCTGGCCGCGCCCCTGCTGGCGCGTGCCCCCGCCGCCGTGCGGCGGCCGTTACGCAGCCTGCTGCAAGCCGCGCCCCCGGTGGCCCTGGGCCAGGAGCTGGAGGAGGGTTAG
- a CDS encoding ABC transporter permease encodes MSSKRPFIQRIWPLLPGLAALLITTLLLMGMGTNPVDAYAAMWQGAFGSSARLYSVLAFLVPLLLAASGLLLTFKAGLWNIGIEGQIIMGAIAASWVALRVELPAGLQIPLELLAAMAGGGLWALLAGVLKTRGGVHEIFGGLALNNLAILFTNYLIAGPWQPPEGGSFRGTQTFGAHALLPLFDNSRLSLLSLALAVLAFAGVALLLTNSHWGLRLKALGKNARSAFLLGVSSQRELLLAMALCGALAGLGGGVRVLSWFDSLRQSISGGIGYLALMVVLLAGFRLVLTPLVAFFFSAVLNGSITLQLRTQLHSALGDILTGILVLLVLLFGNYERVRNALQKRRRAQHG; translated from the coding sequence GTGAGCAGCAAGCGGCCCTTCATCCAACGTATTTGGCCGCTGCTGCCCGGGCTGGCCGCCCTGCTCATCACTACCCTGCTCCTGATGGGCATGGGTACCAACCCAGTCGATGCCTACGCCGCCATGTGGCAGGGCGCCTTTGGCAGCAGCGCCCGCTTGTATAGCGTGCTGGCCTTCCTGGTGCCGCTGCTGCTGGCCGCCAGCGGCCTGCTGCTCACCTTCAAAGCCGGTTTATGGAACATTGGCATCGAGGGCCAGATAATCATGGGGGCGATTGCCGCCTCATGGGTGGCCTTGCGCGTGGAGTTGCCGGCCGGCCTGCAAATTCCGCTGGAGCTGCTGGCCGCTATGGCGGGCGGCGGCCTGTGGGCACTGCTGGCAGGCGTACTAAAGACGCGTGGCGGCGTGCACGAGATCTTTGGCGGGCTGGCGCTCAACAATCTGGCGATCCTGTTCACGAATTACTTGATTGCCGGCCCGTGGCAGCCGCCCGAGGGCGGCAGCTTCCGCGGTACGCAAACTTTCGGCGCGCATGCGCTGCTACCTTTGTTTGACAACTCACGCCTCAGCCTGCTCTCGCTGGCGTTGGCGGTGTTGGCCTTCGCCGGGGTGGCACTGCTGCTGACCAACAGCCACTGGGGGCTGCGCCTTAAGGCGCTGGGCAAGAATGCGCGCTCAGCGTTCTTGCTGGGCGTATCCAGCCAGCGCGAGCTGCTGCTGGCCATGGCGCTGTGCGGCGCGCTGGCTGGCCTGGGTGGCGGGGTGCGTGTACTAAGCTGGTTTGACAGCTTACGCCAGAGCATCTCTGGCGGCATTGGTTACCTGGCGCTGATGGTGGTGCTGCTGGCTGGCTTCCGCCTGGTGCTGACCCCGCTAGTGGCCTTCTTCTTCTCGGCCGTGCTCAATGGCAGTATCACCCTGCAACTGCGTACGCAGTTGCACTCAGCCCTGGGTGATATTCTGACCGGCATCCTCGTACTCTTGGTGCTGCTGTTTGGCAACTACGAACGCGTGCGCAATGCGCTACAAAAACGCCGGAGGGCGCAGCATGGATAG
- a CDS encoding isoprenylcysteine carboxylmethyltransferase family protein, giving the protein MLRHALAVLLLPFVVTVAIPAYLISQFGTGQPGPWQQAAGVLLFAAGLSVFTWCVSLFVCVGRGTLAPWDPTTALVAVGPYRYVRNPMITGVAAMLFGQAVYFSSIALGIFSAVFVALNHIYFVYSEEPGLEQRFGDGYRQYKASVPRWLPRGKR; this is encoded by the coding sequence ATGCTGCGTCACGCCTTGGCCGTGCTGCTGTTGCCTTTTGTGGTCACGGTAGCCATCCCCGCTTATCTGATAAGCCAATTTGGCACGGGCCAGCCGGGGCCGTGGCAACAGGCGGCAGGGGTGCTGCTGTTCGCCGCGGGACTGAGTGTTTTTACTTGGTGCGTAAGCTTGTTCGTGTGCGTGGGCCGCGGCACGCTGGCGCCATGGGACCCTACTACGGCGTTGGTGGCGGTGGGCCCCTACCGCTATGTGCGTAATCCGATGATCACTGGTGTGGCCGCGATGCTATTTGGCCAAGCGGTCTACTTTAGCTCTATCGCTTTGGGCATCTTCAGCGCGGTTTTTGTCGCCCTCAACCACATTTACTTTGTGTATTCTGAAGAGCCTGGATTGGAACAGCGCTTTGGGGACGGGTATCGGCAATACAAAGCCTCCGTGCCGCGCTGGCTACCGCGAGGGAAGCGGTAA
- the mgtE gene encoding magnesium transporter, giving the protein MKRQMNNGKKNELVNTEELERSLRAALERRQSTALKAALHGQHPANIGDVLERLNVAQRRRVFNALELPRQADVLAELAPNLVRDVAGPLKVGQIAAIVDAMPMDEAAYIIPMFPRRRSAILEALEPKHALDIQRLLQYPVHSAGRMMTEKFVRVHKEWRAADTLVRLRRMNADVETLNNLYVVDDEERLEGVVSLREVVVAPARKKLGALMNTQLVSVTPETDREDVARLLSHYDYLAMPVLDPGGRMLGIIPVDDVIDVLAAESTEDILRFGGVESGPVDQPYFTIPLKTAISRRIGWLLLLFVAETLTGMVLRHFESELAAVVALSFFIPLLIGTGGNTGAQTVSTLIRGLALGEVTLRDSWKVIGRELLSGLLIGLLLGSVSYMRAKFWGSSDALALTVSLSVLVICTWANTIGSLIPLLAQRFKIDPAAVSAPLITTLVDATGLAIYLYIAKAVMGL; this is encoded by the coding sequence ATGAAACGTCAGATGAATAATGGCAAGAAAAATGAGCTGGTCAACACCGAGGAACTGGAACGCAGTCTGCGCGCCGCCCTGGAGCGCCGCCAAAGCACCGCCCTCAAAGCGGCGCTGCACGGCCAGCACCCCGCCAATATTGGCGATGTGCTCGAGCGCCTCAACGTAGCCCAACGCCGCCGCGTCTTCAACGCGCTGGAGCTGCCACGCCAGGCGGATGTGCTCGCCGAGCTGGCCCCCAACCTGGTGCGCGATGTGGCCGGCCCGCTGAAGGTGGGCCAGATCGCCGCCATCGTGGATGCCATGCCCATGGACGAGGCCGCCTACATCATCCCCATGTTCCCGCGCCGCCGCAGCGCCATCCTCGAAGCTCTGGAGCCCAAGCACGCCCTCGATATCCAGCGCCTGCTGCAATACCCTGTGCACAGCGCCGGGCGCATGATGACGGAAAAATTCGTGCGCGTGCATAAAGAGTGGCGCGCCGCCGATACGCTGGTGCGCTTGCGCCGCATGAACGCCGATGTGGAGACGCTCAATAATCTCTATGTAGTGGATGACGAGGAGCGCCTGGAAGGCGTGGTCTCGCTGCGTGAGGTGGTAGTGGCGCCGGCGCGCAAGAAGCTGGGCGCGCTGATGAATACGCAGTTGGTCAGCGTCACTCCAGAGACCGACCGTGAAGATGTGGCGCGCCTGCTCTCACACTACGATTACCTGGCCATGCCCGTGCTTGACCCCGGCGGGCGTATGCTCGGCATCATTCCCGTAGACGATGTCATCGATGTGCTCGCCGCCGAAAGTACTGAGGATATTTTGCGCTTCGGTGGTGTGGAAAGTGGCCCGGTAGACCAGCCCTATTTCACCATCCCGCTCAAGACGGCCATCTCGCGCCGCATCGGCTGGCTGCTGCTGCTGTTCGTGGCCGAGACGCTCACTGGTATGGTGCTGCGCCATTTTGAGAGCGAGCTGGCCGCCGTGGTGGCGCTTTCGTTCTTCATCCCGCTGCTGATCGGTACCGGCGGCAACACCGGCGCCCAAACCGTCTCCACGCTCATCCGTGGCCTGGCGCTGGGCGAAGTGACCCTGCGTGACAGTTGGAAAGTCATCGGCCGCGAGCTGCTCAGCGGCCTGCTAATTGGCCTGCTGCTGGGCAGCGTGTCGTACATGCGTGCCAAGTTCTGGGGCTCCAGCGATGCGCTGGCGCTCACCGTCTCGCTCTCGGTGCTGGTGATCTGCACCTGGGCCAACACCATCGGCTCGCTGATCCCGCTGCTGGCGCAGCGCTTCAAGATCGACCCCGCCGCAGTGAGCGCACCGCTCATCACTACGCTAGTGGATGCGACCGGGTTGGCGATTTATCTGTATATTGCCAAGGCGGTTATGGGGTTGTAG
- a CDS encoding EamA family transporter, whose translation MGNTLLYLIPVFIWGSTWLAIKFQLGAVAPELSVAYRFLLSALILFVYSKWRGLTLRFNRRQHAFMALQGLLLFSLNYVMVYFSELYVTSGLVAVLFSALIVLNVLFGALFLRTAVSARILLGAFVGVIGVALIFWPEVAGLQMQGTRWIGITLGMLAALSASLGNIVSARNQRAQLPVMQTNAYGMLYGALLTLLFALARGTQFTFDPSLSYVGSLLYLALFGSVIAFGSYLTLLGRIGADRAAYVNVMVPMIALALSVIFEGLQLGWFEFAGIALVLLGNVIVVSRRQRTANA comes from the coding sequence GTGGGCAATACCCTGTTGTATCTCATCCCTGTGTTCATTTGGGGTTCTACCTGGCTGGCGATCAAGTTTCAATTGGGGGCGGTGGCCCCAGAGCTTTCAGTGGCCTATCGCTTTCTGCTGAGCGCGTTGATCTTGTTTGTTTATAGCAAATGGCGCGGGCTGACCTTGCGCTTCAACCGCCGCCAGCACGCCTTCATGGCGCTGCAAGGCCTGCTGTTGTTCTCGCTCAACTATGTGATGGTGTACTTCTCTGAGCTGTACGTCACCAGTGGCCTGGTAGCGGTGCTGTTTTCTGCGCTGATCGTTCTCAACGTGCTGTTTGGCGCGCTGTTCCTGCGCACGGCCGTCAGTGCCCGCATTTTGCTGGGCGCCTTTGTCGGCGTGATCGGCGTAGCGCTCATCTTCTGGCCGGAGGTGGCCGGGCTACAGATGCAAGGCACGCGATGGATCGGCATCACCCTCGGCATGCTGGCGGCGCTCTCGGCTTCGCTGGGCAACATCGTCTCGGCGCGCAACCAGCGCGCCCAACTGCCGGTGATGCAAACCAACGCCTATGGCATGCTGTACGGCGCGCTGCTCACGCTACTGTTTGCCCTCGCACGCGGCACGCAATTCACCTTTGACCCCTCGCTGAGCTATGTCGGCTCGCTGCTCTATCTGGCGCTGTTCGGCTCGGTGATTGCCTTCGGCAGCTACCTTACCCTGCTGGGGCGCATCGGCGCAGACCGCGCCGCCTATGTGAATGTGATGGTGCCGATGATCGCCCTGGCGCTCTCGGTGATCTTTGAAGGCTTGCAGTTGGGCTGGTTTGAGTTTGCGGGCATTGCGCTGGTGCTCTTAGGCAATGTGATCGTGGTTAGTAGGCGCCAGCGTACAGCCAACGCCTAG
- a CDS encoding four helix bundle protein produces MNTDQNSQDLKKRTRAFAIQIIRMYSSLPKTTEAQVLGKQLLRAGTSVGAQYAEAQRAKSNKDFVTKIEGSLQELEEVLYWLDLLIEINPSSSETLAAVQKETNELLAIFVTIVKRVKSR; encoded by the coding sequence ATGAATACAGATCAAAACTCTCAGGATTTAAAGAAACGAACAAGAGCCTTTGCTATTCAGATTATCAGGATGTATTCAAGTTTGCCCAAGACGACCGAAGCACAGGTACTTGGCAAACAGTTGCTTAGAGCTGGCACCTCTGTAGGAGCACAGTATGCGGAGGCCCAACGCGCAAAATCGAACAAGGATTTTGTAACAAAAATTGAAGGTTCACTTCAAGAACTGGAAGAAGTTTTGTATTGGCTTGATCTGCTAATCGAGATTAATCCAAGCAGCTCAGAAACACTTGCGGCTGTCCAAAAAGAAACAAATGAGCTGTTGGCCATCTTCGTTACCATCGTAAAGCGAGTTAAGTCTCGCTAG